A window of the Gossypium arboreum isolate Shixiya-1 chromosome 2, ASM2569848v2, whole genome shotgun sequence genome harbors these coding sequences:
- the LOC108467166 gene encoding protein ALTERED PHOSPHATE STARVATION RESPONSE 1-like: protein MGCSSSKLDDLPAVALCRERCSFLDEAIQQRFALAEAHVAYTASLKLFGQSLNNFVDNDFGTSSGALPPSPPSPNKLKSKAVDPVQVGSSSPKKDVISHHHSHSHSGSHLHFDSGSDEDDSAGSLHHSDHSSPLHHDGGGPHIEYLHQNYPNYGAYETGSFPGRYIHMNFMKKQPTPSIVYEQRPVNPEIVYMGESSSSSSFYNNNNPSSSSYPYPGYQNYGGFSNYAFYPAPGYQSSLQPSSVAGGSSSKPPPPPPSPPRTSAWDFLNPFESYENYNHTYTPSRDLRKVREAEGIPELEDENYQHEVVKEVDGDQKFVDSGGYSKSPAEEAAKGVVTSEAEASLYQSRPSVGVENDRVEYEVHVVDKKVVSDESAEERGKGSKGPPRNVFEVIREIQVQFVKASESGSEIAKLLEVGTLPYHRKHASKMLQVVTPSLSLVSSQPSTSKTDSSADNTDPAFLDFNEELAKKQRNLSSTLQKLYLWEKKLYNEVKAEEKMRVAYDRKCRKLKQLDERGAEANKVDSTRNIIRSLSTKIRIAIQVVDKISVTINKIRDEELWPLLNELIEGLNRMWKCMLECHHSQCQVIKEAKSLGSIGSGKKLSDDHLKATLQLEHELISWTIRFSSWIGAQKGYVRALNNWLLRCIHHEPEVTDDGIAPFSPSRVGAPPIFVICNQWSQVMDRISEREVVDSMRIFAMSIFQLWEQDKSEMHRRMMANKDLERKARNLDREDQKLQKEIQAMDKKIVLVSGDGNSLSVAGHVYQSDTSNTSLQGSLQRILDAMERFSSESSKAYEELLERVKERIAQDHERVT from the exons ATGGGATGTTCTAGTTCGAAGTTAGATGATCTGCCGGCAGTTGCTCTATGTCGGGAACGATGTAGTTTCTTGGATGAAGCGATTCAACAACGTTTTGCTTTAGCTGAAGCTCATGTTGCTTATACAGCTTCTTTGAAGTTATTTGGACAGTCTTTGAACAATTTTGTTGATAATGATTTCGGGACTTCTTCAGGGGCGTTGCCTCCTTCTCCTCCATCTCCTAATAAACTTAAAAGCAAAGCGGTGGATCCAGTTCAAGTTGGGTCAAGTTCACCCAAGAAAGATGTTATTTCTCACCACCATTCCCATTCCCATTCTGGGTCTCATCTTCACTTCGATTCTGGTTCTGATGAAGATGATTCTGCCGGGTCCTTGCACCATTCAGATCATTCTTCTCCTTTGCACCACGATGGTGGGGGTCCTCATATTGAGTATTTGCACCAAAATTACCCCAATTATGGTGCCTACGAAACCGGGTCTTTCCCTGGTCggtatatacatatgaattttatGAAGAAGCAACCAACGCCGTCTATTGTTTATGAACAAAGGCCTGTGAATCCAGAGATAGTTTATATGGGTGAATCTTCATCATCATCTTCTTTTTATAATAACAATAATCCTAGTTCTAGTTCATATCCTTATCCGGGTTATCAAAATTACGGTGGTTTTAGTAATTATGCTTTCTATCCGGCGCCTGGTTATCAGTCTTCACTGCAACCGTCGTCAGTGGCTGGAGGGTCATCCTCGAAACCACCGCCGCCTCCACCTTCACCTCCGAGAACCTCAGCTTGGGATTTCTTGAACCCGTTCGAGAGTTATGAAAACTACAACCATACGTATACGCCGAGTAGGGATTTGAGAAAGGTGAGGGAAGCGGAAGGGATCCCTGAGTTGGAAGATGAGAATTATCAACATGAAGTAGTTAAAGAAGTGGACGGAGATCAGAAATTTGTTGATAGCGGAGGGTATTCCAAGTCCCCGGCTGAAGAAGCAGCTAAGGGAGTTGTTACTAGTGAAGCAGAGGCCTCGCTTTATCAGAGCAGGCCTAGTGTAGGGGTGGAAAATGATAGGGTGGAATATGAGGTTCATGTGGTGGATAAGAAAGTTGTGAGTGATGAGAGCGCTGAGGAGCGTGGTAAAGGGTCAAAAGGCCCTCCAAGGAATGTTTTTGAGGTGATTAGAGAGATACAAGTTCAGTTTGTTAAAGCTTCTGAGTCAGGGAGTGAAATTGCAAAGTTGCTTGAGGTGGGAACACTTCCTTATCACCGTAAACATG CTTCGAAGATGTTGCAAGTAGTTACTCCTTCGTTATCATTAGTATCATCTCAGCCATCTACTTCTAAGACTGATTCATCGGCTGACAATACTGATCCGGCTTTTCTAGACTTCAATGAAGAATTGGCCAAGAAACAGAGAAACCTTTCCTCTACATTGCAGAAGTTGTATCTTTGGGAAAAGAAACTCTACAATGAAGTAAAG GCTGAGGAGAAGATGCGGGTAGCTTATGATAGGAAATGCCGTAAGTTGAAGCAGTTAGATGAAAGGGGTGCTGAAGCTAACAAAGTTGATTCAACCCGGAATATAATCAGGAGCCTATCAACAAAGATAAGAATTGCAATTCAAGTTGTTGACAAGATATCTGTGACAATTAATAAGATCAGAGATGAGGAGCTATGGCCACTGCTCAATGAACTGATTGAAGG GTTAAATCGAATGTGGAAATGCATGCTTGAATGCCATCATAGTCAGTGTCAGGTAATTAAAGAAGCCAAAAGTTTAGGTTCTATTGGATCTGGCAAAAAGCTTAGTGATGACCATCTTAAGGCCACTTTGCAGCTTGAGCATGAACTTATTAGTTGGACTATAAGATTCTCTAGTTGGATAGGTGCCCAAAAGGGCTATGTCAGGGCTTTGAATAATTGGCTTCTGAGATGTATTCACCATGAACCTGAAGTGACTGATGATGGAATAGCTCCCTTCTCACCTAGCAGGGTAGGTGCACCCCCTATATTCGTAATCTGTAATCAGTGGTCACAAGTAATGGATAGAATATCTGAAAGGGAGGTGGTTGACTCCATGCGGATTTTTGCCATGAGCATATTCCAGCTTTGGGAACAAGATAAGTCGGAAATGCATAGGAGAATGATGGCGAATAAGGATTTAGAGAGAAAGGCTAGGAACTTGGATAGAGAGGATCAAAAGCTACAGAAAGAGATCCAAGCGATGgataaaaaaattgttttggTCTCTGGAGATGGTAATAGTCTCTCAGTAGCTGGACATGTGTATCAGAGTGACACTAGCAACACCAGTTTGCAGGGTAGCTTGCAACGCATTTTAGATGCAATGGAAAGGTTCAGTTCTGAGTCCTCCAAAGCCTATGAGGAGCTTTTGGAACGTGTTAAAGAAAGGATTGCTCAAGATCATGAAAGAGTTACGTAG